Proteins encoded in a region of the Cytobacillus pseudoceanisediminis genome:
- the glcD gene encoding glycolate oxidase subunit GlcD → MVDVQIKEELIAVVGAENYDDSKAGRLVYSYDATPNFQSMPDAVISPRNTQEVSSILKICSSSGIPIVPRGSGTNLCAGTCPTEGGIVLLFKHMNKVIEIDEENLTVTVQPGVITLDMINQVEARGLFYPPDPSSMKISTIGGNINENSGGLRGLKYGVTRDYVMGLEAVLAGGDIIRTGGKLAKDVAGYDFTRLLVGSEGTLGIVTEATLKLIPLPESKKTMLALYQDLEQAAKSVSKIIADKIIPATLEFLDQPTLKAVEDFAQIGLPTDVQAVLLIEQDGPIEVVEKDMQNMAEICKKQGAVSVQLANSEMEAEALRTARRAALSALARLKPTTILEDATVPRSEIANMVKAINEISKKYGLSICTFGHAGDGNLHPTCPADARDKDEMKRVENAFEEIFIKAIELGGTITGEHGVGVMKAPYLELKLGQAGIDAMKAVKTALDPNNILNPGKIFAKDDRKRVVVAQ, encoded by the coding sequence TTGGTTGACGTACAAATAAAAGAAGAATTAATAGCCGTTGTCGGCGCAGAAAATTATGATGACTCAAAAGCAGGGCGCCTCGTCTATTCATATGACGCTACTCCAAATTTCCAATCGATGCCCGACGCAGTGATCAGTCCGCGAAATACACAGGAAGTATCAAGTATCCTCAAGATTTGCAGCAGCTCAGGAATTCCAATCGTACCAAGGGGATCGGGCACCAATTTATGTGCAGGCACCTGTCCTACAGAAGGCGGAATTGTACTCCTGTTTAAGCATATGAATAAAGTGATTGAAATCGATGAAGAAAATCTTACGGTTACAGTACAGCCCGGTGTCATCACGCTTGACATGATTAACCAGGTTGAAGCAAGAGGGCTTTTTTATCCTCCAGATCCAAGTTCGATGAAAATAAGCACAATCGGAGGAAACATCAATGAAAATTCCGGCGGACTGCGTGGATTGAAATATGGAGTTACAAGGGACTATGTAATGGGGCTGGAAGCTGTACTTGCGGGCGGAGACATTATTAGAACGGGCGGCAAGCTTGCGAAGGACGTGGCAGGATATGATTTTACCAGACTGCTGGTTGGATCTGAAGGAACTTTGGGGATCGTTACGGAAGCAACATTAAAATTAATCCCGCTTCCTGAGTCAAAAAAGACAATGCTTGCTTTATATCAGGATCTTGAACAAGCTGCAAAATCAGTCTCAAAAATCATCGCTGACAAAATCATACCCGCCACCCTTGAGTTTTTAGATCAGCCTACATTAAAGGCAGTTGAGGATTTTGCCCAAATTGGATTGCCAACCGATGTCCAAGCAGTACTTCTTATTGAACAGGATGGTCCGATTGAGGTGGTGGAAAAAGATATGCAGAATATGGCTGAAATCTGCAAGAAACAAGGGGCTGTATCTGTACAGCTCGCAAATTCCGAAATGGAAGCAGAAGCCTTGCGGACTGCAAGGCGTGCCGCATTATCGGCCCTTGCACGCCTTAAGCCCACAACCATTCTTGAAGATGCTACAGTGCCAAGATCTGAAATTGCCAACATGGTAAAAGCAATAAATGAAATTTCCAAAAAATACGGACTTTCCATCTGTACATTTGGCCATGCCGGTGATGGAAATCTGCATCCGACCTGCCCTGCAGATGCCCGGGATAAAGATGAAATGAAACGGGTTGAAAACGCTTTTGAAGAGATTTTTATCAAGGCGATTGAACTTGGAGGGACTATAACAGGCGAACATGGAGTGGGGGTCATGAAAGCTCCCTATCTTGAACTGAAACTTGGCCAGGCTGGCATTGATGCAATGAAAGCTGTTAAGACTGCTTTAGACCCCAATAACATTCTTAATCCCGGCAAAATTTTTGCCAAGGATGACAGAAAACGAGTGGTGGTTGCCCAATGA
- a CDS encoding (Fe-S)-binding protein yields the protein MTTLKEQIIIQEEFKNRMNEDELLNCMRCGFCLPSCPTYVESGFKETHSPRGRIALMKAVADGLIEPDEDVERSLDLCLGCRACEPVCPSGVKYGHLLEEARDIINQNKKHSLPVKAVRSLVFNGLFPHQNRMRAAAGLLGFYQRSGLQSAARKTGMLNWLPKNLTAMEKVLPQVPKLKEMKNRPSYLSADKPIKKAAFFTGCLMDTMFLETNNATIKLLQLAGCEIHIPQNQACCGALHGHSGEKQAAKNLAKRNIEAFEKLDADYIITNAGGCGAFLIDYGHLLKDDREWHERAVKFSQKLKDISEILYELEFHKKVNLELPGQILTYQDSCHLRNVMKTSAAPRTLLNSIKGIEFREMKDADRCCGSAGIYNIVESDMSMQILDHKMSQAKSADAAVIVTSNPGCLLQMKLGIEREGLSGNVKAVHIADILLEAAVHKET from the coding sequence ATGACAACATTAAAAGAACAAATAATCATTCAGGAAGAATTTAAGAACCGAATGAATGAAGATGAACTCCTGAATTGCATGCGCTGTGGCTTTTGCCTCCCTTCCTGCCCCACCTATGTCGAGTCAGGCTTTAAAGAAACACACTCTCCAAGGGGAAGGATCGCGTTAATGAAAGCTGTTGCTGACGGATTAATTGAACCGGATGAAGACGTAGAGAGATCTCTTGATCTTTGCCTGGGCTGCCGGGCATGCGAGCCTGTATGTCCTTCAGGAGTAAAATATGGGCACTTGCTGGAAGAAGCAAGAGATATTATAAATCAGAATAAGAAACATTCGCTTCCGGTCAAAGCGGTTCGCAGTTTGGTCTTTAATGGGCTGTTCCCCCACCAGAACAGAATGAGGGCAGCTGCCGGGCTATTGGGCTTTTATCAGCGTTCAGGTCTCCAATCGGCCGCCAGAAAAACAGGAATGCTGAATTGGCTTCCAAAAAACCTCACGGCCATGGAAAAGGTACTGCCTCAAGTGCCAAAATTAAAAGAAATGAAAAATAGGCCATCATATCTCTCAGCAGATAAACCTATAAAAAAAGCCGCTTTTTTTACTGGGTGCTTAATGGATACGATGTTCCTGGAAACCAATAATGCGACAATAAAACTTCTGCAGCTTGCAGGATGTGAAATCCATATTCCTCAAAATCAAGCCTGCTGCGGTGCTCTTCATGGCCATAGCGGTGAAAAACAGGCGGCTAAAAACTTGGCAAAGCGGAACATAGAGGCTTTTGAGAAGCTGGACGCAGACTATATCATTACAAATGCAGGAGGATGTGGAGCATTCCTTATTGACTACGGCCATCTTCTTAAAGATGACCGGGAATGGCATGAAAGAGCTGTAAAGTTTTCGCAAAAGCTCAAAGATATCAGCGAAATTCTATACGAACTAGAATTCCACAAAAAAGTTAATCTTGAGCTGCCAGGGCAGATCCTAACTTATCAGGATTCCTGTCATTTGCGCAATGTCATGAAAACCTCAGCAGCCCCGCGCACTCTTCTGAATTCAATTAAAGGCATCGAATTCAGGGAAATGAAGGATGCAGACAGATGCTGCGGTTCTGCCGGTATTTATAATATTGTTGAATCTGACATGTCAATGCAAATACTTGATCATAAAATGAGTCAGGCCAAGTCGGCAGATGCAGCAGTAATTGTGACCTCTAATCCGGGCTGTCTTCTGCAGATGAAGCTGGGGATAGAACGTGAAGGTTTATCCGGAAACGTAAAGGCCGTTCATATCGCAGATATTCTTCTGGAAGCTGCTGTTCATAAAGAAACATAA
- a CDS encoding alpha/beta-type small acid-soluble spore protein, producing the protein MARSSNKLLVPGIEQYMDQVKYEIAQEFGVQLGSDTVSRANGSVGGEITKRLVQQAQAQMSGQNNQ; encoded by the coding sequence ATGGCAAGAAGCAGCAATAAGCTTTTAGTTCCTGGGATTGAACAATACATGGACCAGGTAAAATATGAAATTGCCCAGGAATTTGGTGTTCAATTAGGCTCTGATACTGTATCCCGGGCTAACGGATCTGTGGGCGGAGAAATTACTAAGCGACTAGTACAGCAAGCACAGGCACAAATGTCCGGCCAAAATAATCAATAA
- a CDS encoding anti-sigma factor domain-containing protein, which translates to MKTGIIMEINERFLTLLTPEGEFLRARKQDGAYTLGQEIEFFPIELKNGKKSSPLTIFNLFKGKGLMAAAFALMLAIVSFLPFLQNDEVYAYMSIDVNPSIELGVNQKYQVVKLVPYNEEGKLIIQNIKKWEKNSIHDVADKILLQIKKQGYFKENKEVVIAAVYTEQSKEADKRIQEELADIKQAAQKEQLEVTLLEASEEEREAAIEKGLSPGLYKENKLKADADKIEMPEPANPVKQTDKEIPAPQKPAENTQIQLKKQEKIEDHKEKPAVPGQIKKSGNQQNNSGKNNGNNPGKRHDNKEKINQENNVKAQKHQNRPSEKNNKANENRKNPERNPKEKDNGKNRGGNGPDKNQKDRNNRNNASGNNQGKHNDRGNK; encoded by the coding sequence GTGAAAACAGGAATTATCATGGAAATAAACGAACGTTTTTTAACACTATTAACCCCGGAAGGTGAATTTCTGCGGGCCCGAAAACAAGATGGGGCATATACACTTGGCCAGGAAATTGAATTCTTCCCAATAGAACTGAAAAACGGAAAAAAGTCGTCGCCTTTAACTATTTTTAATCTATTTAAAGGAAAAGGATTAATGGCAGCAGCTTTTGCACTAATGCTCGCTATCGTTTCATTTCTGCCGTTCCTGCAAAATGACGAAGTGTATGCATATATGTCAATCGACGTTAATCCGAGTATTGAACTAGGGGTCAATCAAAAATATCAGGTAGTAAAGCTCGTTCCTTATAATGAGGAAGGAAAACTAATTATACAAAACATCAAGAAATGGGAAAAAAACAGCATTCATGATGTAGCTGACAAAATTCTTCTTCAGATAAAGAAACAGGGCTATTTTAAAGAAAATAAAGAAGTAGTCATTGCTGCCGTTTATACAGAACAGAGTAAAGAAGCGGATAAGCGTATTCAGGAGGAGCTGGCAGATATAAAACAAGCTGCACAAAAAGAGCAGCTTGAAGTAACTTTACTGGAAGCAAGTGAAGAGGAAAGAGAAGCTGCTATTGAAAAAGGGCTCTCACCTGGATTATATAAAGAAAATAAATTAAAAGCTGACGCTGACAAGATAGAAATGCCTGAACCTGCAAATCCTGTTAAACAGACAGATAAAGAAATTCCTGCTCCGCAAAAGCCGGCAGAAAATACGCAAATCCAATTAAAAAAGCAGGAGAAAATAGAAGATCATAAAGAAAAACCTGCTGTTCCAGGGCAAATAAAGAAATCTGGGAACCAGCAGAATAACAGCGGTAAAAACAATGGAAATAATCCTGGAAAAAGGCATGATAATAAAGAAAAGATAAATCAAGAAAATAACGTAAAAGCCCAAAAACATCAAAATCGTCCAAGCGAAAAAAATAATAAAGCTAATGAAAACAGAAAAAACCCCGAGAGAAATCCCAAAGAAAAAGATAATGGGAAAAACAGAGGCGGTAATGGTCCTGATAAGAATCAGAAAGACAGGAACAATCGAAATAATGCCAGCGGAAACAATCAAGGGAAGCATAATGACAGAGGGAATAAGTAA
- a CDS encoding DUF5667 domain-containing protein — MPGSYFYFAKLALEKVKLALTFDDIKDAKLLADYASERMAEAEALFAEGKGEEALEAIEKALEQMENAETIVDEEANEDLGKSISDEEDNGNLDESAEVETPDEDDADREASSDNDTANKETEDEIKEIFAQNIIALQANLAKFSERFDENHPSVLAMQKNIAKFTEKWSEQLIEEKEYTGIDQAGQSSEMAHAPIKSEEAEAAEDPEKEMDESASEEKTVLPENAVKVSKEVKDSAKAEKKKEAKALEAKKRAEAKAAREEAKKAEKEAREAAKQAEKAEREADWKAAKEQQAKKVQEKQAEAKSHAGKGKLKAEEVKGQGKENKGN, encoded by the coding sequence TTGCCTGGAAGCTACTTCTACTTTGCAAAGCTTGCATTGGAAAAAGTGAAGCTTGCTCTAACTTTTGATGACATTAAAGATGCAAAATTGCTTGCCGATTATGCTTCAGAGCGTATGGCGGAAGCAGAAGCACTTTTTGCTGAAGGAAAGGGAGAAGAAGCTTTAGAAGCAATAGAAAAAGCACTGGAACAGATGGAAAACGCTGAAACTATCGTTGATGAAGAAGCGAATGAAGACCTGGGAAAATCAATATCAGATGAGGAGGACAACGGTAATCTAGACGAATCAGCTGAAGTGGAAACTCCAGATGAAGACGATGCAGACCGTGAAGCTTCTTCTGATAATGACACGGCCAACAAGGAAACTGAAGATGAAATAAAAGAAATCTTTGCACAGAATATCATTGCCCTTCAGGCAAATCTTGCTAAGTTTTCAGAAAGATTCGATGAAAACCATCCCTCTGTTTTAGCGATGCAAAAGAACATTGCTAAGTTCACTGAAAAATGGTCTGAACAATTGATAGAAGAAAAAGAATATACTGGAATTGACCAGGCTGGGCAATCTTCAGAAATGGCGCATGCTCCGATTAAATCTGAAGAAGCTGAAGCAGCAGAAGATCCGGAGAAAGAGATGGATGAATCAGCTTCTGAAGAGAAAACTGTGTTACCTGAAAATGCCGTGAAGGTGTCTAAAGAGGTAAAAGATTCAGCTAAAGCTGAGAAGAAAAAAGAGGCAAAGGCTTTAGAGGCTAAAAAGAGAGCAGAAGCAAAGGCGGCACGAGAAGAAGCTAAAAAAGCAGAAAAGGAAGCACGCGAAGCAGCTAAACAAGCTGAAAAAGCAGAACGTGAGGCAGATTGGAAAGCAGCAAAAGAACAGCAGGCAAAGAAAGTTCAAGAAAAGCAGGCAGAGGCAAAGAGCCATGCCGGCAAAGGAAAATTGAAAGCTGAAGAAGTAAAAGGTCAAGGAAAAGAGAATAAAGGCAACTGA
- a CDS encoding efflux RND transporter permease subunit yields MRISDFSIKRPIFTLVTMFLVLILGAVSLMNIPLKLIPDLNPPVGVVVTSYPGASPDEVVEKVTKPLEENLATLPGIKTLTSTSQESANFILMQFSWTTDIDEIQNEVIQRLDQTQLPDEADKPRFMKFDPAQFPIIQLSLSADEEPEALRRLAEQLNLELTKVKGVASVNLSGTAIKEVRVELDQEKLRDFKLSQADVVDVIESNNISMPGDPVLTEGKELTTRIISSIDSLETLKKLTVTVDPATGDKVSLEDISEVQLASQDDRTITRTNHSPSVLLSVLQQSDANTAEVSNQFIQKLDDLLEKEQFENIESEILFDQGDYIKLAIGNISNSLILGGAFAMIVLFFFLKNVKSPLIIGISIPYSVIFTFVLMYFSNFTLNIMTLGGLALGIGMLVDNSIVVIENIYRHLSMGKDPKTAASDGAKEVGGAITASTLTTVAVFLPVVFITGIIGELFKEFALTISFSLFASLAVALTVVPMLASRLLKSPKANIETKRQESGLMRSLEKSIKWSLRNRAVVIAITMLLLAAGSFGMTTLGTQFLPNTDEGFFTVRMELENGTALSETEKVISDLEEELKDEEEVDTYVSLIGTTQEGSFRGSKNANIAELYIKMKGLDQRERSTFEFADDIKKDLENAASKVNETAELSFNMQSSSGTAPNTLTFSVKDTDPNRLTENADKIYNRLKDLDDVTELSTDLMDTVEEIQITVDREKALEQGLAPAQVAMAVNDVTRGNRATQMIDEESNIYGVFVEYDREVTQDIDNLKKLLIKKPDGNYAALSDVTNIERGEGPVNIQRINQQDAVQFTLKYKSSTNMGAMSKAVDKEIADLDLPDETEIVFSGDRELLESSIDDLILAFVLAIIFIYLVMAAQFESLKYPLVIMFTVPLMVIGVAIALTATQTPISLTAIIGIIVLAGIVVNNAIVIVDYINQKKENGLKTYDALIISVKDRARPILMTALTTILGLVPLALGLGEGTEINQPMGIALIGGLISSTFLTLFVIPVVYSFFDKDTRRLNKMYATPDGHLVPAYLLEERVDKDWNHNKSAEDKNQLQTSEASSYSRDDMAAMLEELLKIVKEDNKEKKNTTRMKILNPCRLLR; encoded by the coding sequence GTGCGAATAAGTGATTTTTCAATCAAAAGGCCAATCTTTACATTGGTTACGATGTTCTTAGTGCTTATTTTAGGGGCTGTCTCCCTTATGAATATTCCATTAAAGCTCATACCCGATCTGAATCCTCCTGTAGGAGTAGTAGTAACTTCGTATCCAGGAGCAAGTCCCGATGAAGTTGTGGAAAAAGTAACAAAGCCGCTCGAGGAAAATTTGGCAACATTGCCGGGGATTAAAACCTTAACTTCTACCTCGCAAGAGAGCGCAAATTTCATTCTGATGCAATTTTCCTGGACGACAGATATTGATGAAATACAAAATGAGGTTATTCAAAGACTGGACCAGACACAGCTTCCTGATGAAGCCGATAAACCGCGATTTATGAAGTTTGATCCTGCCCAGTTTCCTATCATACAATTATCCCTTAGTGCAGATGAAGAGCCTGAAGCATTGAGAAGGCTTGCAGAACAACTGAACCTGGAGCTGACCAAGGTTAAAGGAGTAGCAAGCGTAAATCTCTCCGGAACAGCCATTAAGGAAGTAAGGGTGGAACTTGATCAGGAAAAACTAAGAGATTTCAAACTAAGCCAGGCAGATGTTGTCGATGTAATTGAATCCAATAATATTTCAATGCCGGGTGATCCGGTTTTGACTGAGGGAAAAGAACTGACAACCAGGATCATTAGTTCCATAGATTCCCTTGAAACGCTGAAAAAACTTACTGTAACAGTTGACCCTGCAACAGGCGATAAAGTAAGCCTTGAAGATATTTCAGAGGTTCAGCTGGCCAGCCAGGATGATCGCACTATCACGCGCACAAACCATTCTCCATCTGTCTTGCTGAGTGTCCTGCAGCAGTCAGACGCTAATACGGCAGAAGTTTCAAATCAATTCATACAGAAATTGGATGATCTTCTTGAGAAAGAACAGTTTGAAAATATTGAATCAGAAATTCTTTTTGATCAGGGGGATTACATAAAGCTTGCAATAGGGAATATCTCCAATTCACTGATTCTTGGCGGTGCTTTTGCGATGATTGTGCTATTTTTCTTTTTGAAGAATGTTAAAAGCCCGCTTATTATTGGCATCTCAATTCCTTACTCTGTTATTTTTACGTTTGTTTTAATGTATTTTTCAAATTTCACCTTAAATATTATGACGCTGGGCGGATTAGCGCTTGGAATTGGGATGCTGGTGGATAATTCCATTGTAGTTATTGAAAATATTTACCGCCATTTATCAATGGGGAAAGATCCTAAAACGGCCGCCAGCGATGGAGCAAAAGAAGTAGGCGGTGCGATTACTGCTTCAACACTAACGACTGTCGCTGTATTCCTTCCAGTAGTATTTATTACTGGAATCATCGGTGAATTGTTTAAGGAGTTTGCCCTGACCATTTCCTTTAGCTTATTTGCATCTCTAGCTGTTGCACTGACAGTTGTGCCAATGCTGGCGAGCCGGCTGCTGAAGTCTCCAAAAGCAAATATTGAGACAAAAAGGCAGGAATCAGGCTTAATGCGTTCACTTGAAAAATCAATTAAGTGGTCTTTGCGGAATCGCGCAGTGGTAATAGCGATCACCATGCTGTTATTGGCAGCGGGAAGCTTTGGAATGACCACCTTAGGCACACAATTTCTTCCAAATACAGATGAAGGCTTCTTTACGGTGCGTATGGAGCTTGAAAATGGCACTGCACTTTCAGAAACTGAAAAAGTTATATCTGATTTAGAGGAAGAATTAAAGGATGAAGAAGAGGTAGATACATATGTCAGCCTCATCGGAACTACACAGGAAGGATCCTTCCGGGGCTCGAAGAATGCCAATATCGCTGAATTGTACATCAAAATGAAAGGGCTTGATCAGCGTGAAAGATCAACCTTTGAATTTGCCGATGATATCAAAAAGGATCTGGAAAATGCTGCATCAAAGGTTAATGAAACTGCCGAACTCTCATTTAACATGCAATCCTCATCCGGTACAGCTCCGAATACTCTGACTTTCAGTGTAAAGGATACAGATCCAAATCGCTTAACGGAAAATGCAGATAAAATCTATAATAGATTGAAGGACTTAGATGATGTAACAGAATTATCCACTGACCTTATGGATACAGTTGAAGAAATTCAAATTACTGTGGACCGTGAAAAGGCACTTGAGCAAGGCCTGGCTCCTGCCCAGGTAGCCATGGCAGTAAATGATGTAACACGTGGCAATCGGGCAACACAAATGATAGATGAAGAATCGAATATATATGGCGTTTTTGTTGAGTACGATCGGGAAGTCACACAGGATATTGATAATTTAAAAAAATTGCTTATAAAAAAGCCTGATGGAAATTATGCTGCTCTGAGTGACGTAACTAATATAGAACGCGGAGAAGGACCGGTCAATATTCAGCGCATCAACCAGCAGGATGCTGTTCAATTTACATTAAAGTACAAGTCTTCAACAAACATGGGTGCCATGTCAAAAGCAGTGGATAAAGAAATTGCTGATCTGGATTTGCCGGATGAAACGGAAATCGTTTTTAGCGGTGACAGGGAGTTGCTGGAATCATCCATTGATGACCTGATTCTGGCCTTTGTTCTGGCAATCATCTTTATATATCTTGTCATGGCAGCCCAATTTGAGTCGCTGAAGTATCCTTTAGTTATCATGTTTACTGTGCCTCTCATGGTGATCGGGGTGGCAATTGCTCTTACAGCAACCCAAACACCTATTAGCTTAACAGCAATAATCGGGATTATTGTGCTGGCAGGAATTGTAGTTAATAATGCAATAGTCATTGTCGATTATATTAACCAAAAGAAAGAAAATGGCCTTAAGACCTATGATGCCCTAATTATTTCCGTTAAGGACCGTGCAAGACCGATACTTATGACAGCTTTAACAACCATACTTGGGTTAGTTCCTCTTGCCCTTGGTTTAGGGGAAGGTACTGAAATTAACCAGCCTATGGGAATTGCTCTGATAGGCGGGCTGATCAGCAGTACATTCCTGACACTATTTGTGATACCTGTTGTATATAGTTTCTTTGACAAGGATACAAGGCGGTTAAATAAAATGTATGCAACACCGGATGGCCATTTAGTGCCAGCCTATCTGCTTGAAGAAAGAGTGGATAAAGACTGGAATCACAATAAAAGTGCAGAAGACAAAAATCAGCTTCAAACCTCTGAAGCCAGTTCCTACAGCAGAGATGATATGGCAGCCATGCTGGAAGAGTTGTTAAAAATTGTAAAAGAAGATAACAAAGAAAAAAAGAACACAACAAGGATGAAAATACTTAATCCGTGCAGGCTCCTTCGATAA
- the nhaC gene encoding Na+/H+ antiporter NhaC, producing the protein MHQEHAALNLKPLEALIVTLLILGGISYSIIFAGAVPHIPVVFAIMGLIAYGLIKKVSITQLEKGLIEGAQSGLGAIFIFFLIGMLISSWMASGTIPTFIYMALEAVNGKFFYAIVFVVASVIGMSIGSSLTTAATLGVAFMGVSSALGLSDAITAGAVISGAFFGDKMSPLSDTTNLASSTVKVDLFEHIKTMAWTTIPSFIISLAIFAVLSPGEAASDFSKIAQLKKTLLDEGLVHWYSLIPFVILTILAIKRVSAIITLSAGILSALILAIFVQNSFGFEKVMSLLFSGYVSKSGSEEVDALLSRGGMESMMFSISLVLLALSMGGLFFKLGILPALLEGIKGVLNRVSSLVAAAAGTAIGINFLLGEQYLSILLTGNAFREPFEKAGLHPKNLSRILEDAGTVVNPLVPWSVCGVFLAGVLGVETAAYMPFAFFCILSPVITLIYGFTGLKIEKIEKKAAV; encoded by the coding sequence ATGCATCAGGAACATGCAGCATTGAATTTGAAGCCGCTTGAGGCACTTATTGTCACTCTATTAATCCTTGGAGGGATCAGTTATTCTATTATTTTCGCAGGGGCAGTGCCTCATATTCCCGTTGTTTTCGCGATAATGGGGTTAATTGCTTACGGTTTAATAAAAAAAGTATCCATTACACAGCTGGAAAAGGGGCTGATAGAAGGTGCCCAGTCCGGATTAGGGGCGATTTTCATTTTCTTTTTAATCGGCATGCTGATAAGCAGCTGGATGGCAAGCGGAACCATTCCAACATTTATTTACATGGCTTTGGAAGCTGTTAATGGAAAGTTCTTTTATGCCATTGTGTTTGTGGTAGCATCAGTGATTGGCATGAGCATTGGAAGCTCGCTTACAACGGCTGCTACATTGGGAGTGGCCTTTATGGGAGTCAGCTCTGCTTTGGGTCTTTCGGATGCGATTACGGCAGGTGCAGTTATTTCCGGTGCTTTTTTTGGAGATAAAATGTCTCCGTTGTCTGATACAACTAATCTGGCATCATCGACAGTTAAGGTGGATTTATTTGAGCATATAAAGACCATGGCATGGACAACGATCCCTTCGTTTATTATTTCTTTGGCAATTTTTGCTGTGCTGTCACCAGGCGAGGCAGCATCTGATTTTTCAAAAATTGCCCAGCTGAAAAAAACTCTGCTGGATGAGGGGCTGGTACATTGGTACTCCCTAATTCCATTTGTCATTTTGACAATACTGGCCATTAAAAGAGTATCGGCTATCATCACGCTGTCAGCCGGAATTTTATCGGCTTTAATCCTGGCCATCTTTGTTCAAAACAGCTTCGGTTTCGAAAAAGTGATGTCATTGCTGTTTTCAGGATATGTCTCAAAAAGTGGTTCAGAGGAAGTAGACGCACTATTATCAAGAGGCGGCATGGAAAGTATGATGTTTTCTATTTCATTGGTATTGCTTGCACTTTCCATGGGAGGCTTATTCTTTAAGCTTGGCATTCTTCCAGCTTTGCTTGAAGGAATCAAAGGTGTTTTGAATCGTGTGTCCTCTCTAGTGGCAGCAGCAGCAGGAACAGCAATCGGCATTAACTTCCTGCTTGGAGAACAATATCTGTCGATTCTCTTAACTGGGAATGCGTTCAGAGAGCCTTTTGAAAAAGCCGGTCTGCACCCGAAAAATCTTTCAAGGATTCTTGAGGATGCCGGCACCGTGGTAAACCCGTTAGTCCCGTGGAGTGTTTGCGGAGTTTTTCTGGCAGGTGTACTAGGGGTGGAAACAGCAGCTTACATGCCGTTTGCGTTCTTCTGCATACTAAGTCCAGTTATTACTCTTATCTATGGATTCACTGGTTTAAAAATCGAAAAAATTGAGAAAAAAGCAGCTGTGTAA
- a CDS encoding metal-dependent hydrolase, whose amino-acid sequence MDTITHTLFGLGLYGAVNKRDMDKNTKRAYLLTAVGASQIPDIDVISRLWDTEGLYQMWHRGITHSVFLTPVWALLFFLLSFLLFKVKDKKLFLLGWLAVFIHNTSDLFNAWGTGYLEPFSNMRITFGTIPIVDLVIWFIMGTAFIYSRRNKLKSPYYFRVAWAFLLVHVIIQSTQGFIIYKQYDDQYDQVALSADFIPWTFSVITKKDDEVIIFNDNLFKKEETQYVLQSRETADLDKLFSQRPEARTLYEWSPFVVLVDDDERLGLYDPRFYRNGQSFLFEYIEKNTER is encoded by the coding sequence ATGGACACAATTACTCATACTTTATTCGGCTTGGGCCTTTACGGTGCAGTTAATAAACGAGATATGGATAAGAACACCAAGAGAGCGTACTTGCTTACCGCCGTGGGGGCAAGCCAAATTCCGGATATTGATGTCATCTCCCGCTTATGGGATACAGAAGGACTTTATCAGATGTGGCACAGAGGCATTACCCATTCAGTTTTTCTTACTCCGGTTTGGGCTCTGCTGTTTTTTCTGCTATCCTTCCTGCTCTTCAAAGTTAAGGATAAGAAGCTTTTCCTGCTGGGTTGGCTTGCAGTTTTCATACATAATACAAGTGATTTATTCAATGCATGGGGAACGGGATACTTGGAGCCATTTTCAAATATGAGGATTACCTTTGGCACGATTCCTATTGTTGATTTAGTGATTTGGTTCATCATGGGAACTGCTTTTATTTACTCTAGAAGAAACAAACTGAAATCACCTTACTACTTTAGAGTGGCATGGGCCTTTTTGTTGGTGCATGTTATCATCCAAAGCACTCAGGGATTTATTATTTATAAGCAGTATGATGATCAATATGATCAAGTTGCCCTCTCGGCAGATTTTATTCCATGGACCTTTTCAGTTATAACCAAAAAAGACGATGAGGTAATCATCTTTAATGATAACCTTTTTAAGAAAGAGGAAACTCAATATGTGCTTCAATCCAGAGAAACTGCTGATTTAGATAAATTGTTTTCTCAGCGTCCTGAAGCTAGAACCCTTTATGAATGGTCCCCATTTGTCGTTCTTGTTGATGATGATGAAAGGCTTGGCCTCTATGATCCCCGATTTTACAGAAACGGTCAGTCTTTTCTGTTTGAATATATCGAGAAAAATACAGAAAGATGA